The genome window TGATGCTGGCGTTGTCCGTCACCCGTGATCCGGCCGCGCTTCAGGGCGTCTTCGACCGCTATTGAACCCCGGGCGGCTCATCCGCCGCGCCACCATGTTGCGCCAACCCCAGGTTGCTGCGCAGCATGTCGTAGACCTGCCGCGTCAGCGGATTGATCAGATCTCGCCTTATCCACAGGAAGTAGGTCACATCCGGCAGCGGCGGCAGCCCTTCCTTTTCTCCCAGTACGCGCATCTCAGGCCCAAGCAGTTCCACGCTGCGCGCTGTGACGCCCAGGCCGGCGCGTAGCGCTGCTTTGATTCCCACCAGATTCGGCGCCACATAGTTGGTGTGCCAGCGCACGCGCGCCTGTTCCAACGCATTGAGCGCCAGGCGGCGAAAGATGCTGGGCTCGTCTGCCAGCACGAGCGGCACGGGCGCATGCACGTCGTGCACATAATCGGCGGACGCCAGCCACACGGTGGGCGAGGTGCGCAATGCCACACCTTCAAAGTCCTGATCAAAGCGAGTGGAAATCGTCAGATCAATCTCGCCGGCTCGCAAGGCATCCATCAGAAACGGGCTGCGGTCGACGCGGATTTCCAGTTTCACGCGGGGGGCGGACCGTGCGATGTGCGTCAACAGCGTAGGCAGGATGGTGTCCGCAACATCGAGCGGC of Achromobacter seleniivolatilans contains these proteins:
- a CDS encoding LysR substrate-binding domain-containing protein, giving the protein MRNLDLDLLRTLTAIAQHETFSEAANRLHKTQSAITQQMQRLEVMIGLPLFEKQGRNKALSSHGRRLVEYARHMLAINDEALRALQAGPLEGDLRLGAPLDVADTILPTLLTHIARSAPRVKLEIRVDRSPFLMDALRAGEIDLTISTRFDQDFEGVALRTSPTVWLASADYVHDVHAPVPLVLADEPSIFRRLALNALEQARVRWHTNYVAPNLVGIKAALRAGLGVTARSVELLGPEMRVLGEKEGLPPLPDVTYFLWIRRDLINPLTRQVYDMLRSNLGLAQHGGAADEPPGVQ